In Brassica napus cultivar Da-Ae chromosome A3, Da-Ae, whole genome shotgun sequence, the sequence GAGAAAACAAGCAGAGGAAACCAAAGCTTCATGAGTTGCGTACTTCGAGAAAATAAGTGAGCATAAAATCAATTAGTGAATGACAATGAACTAAACTGATCAAAAGATTGCTTTTCATGAAAGAAGgacaaaaaatagtttgaaaacaaatgattttgattaattttgatcGAAAATGCTATATCACAGCCAAATCATTATTAACAGTTTATCTGGCTCATTTTTTGCcaataaaattaaatcaaatcagCAAAACAAATCACTTAAACATCTTCGCAAATAACAATATGGTAGCAGataattttagataaaaaaaaaacttggtccAATTCgacattaaatttaaacttaGAACCGAACAAAATTATAAgcatctaaatattttttgtttggcaATATTTCTGAAAATCAAATATGTAACCTGAAATTCCAAAGAACCCAAAATCGAACCGAACCATTTAAACCAATGTccagacgacaaaaaaaaaaaaaaaaaaacaatgtccAGTCCTTCACGCCGTTGGACCCATAACAGATATGGATAACCGATCTAAATAAGCGGCTTATTATTGGAGTTTGGGTCAGAATGATGGATCTGTTGGGGCTAAATGAGGTCTGTGATTAGGCGTAGAGTCACAACAATGATATCTGCCTTCCTTCTCCAATCACCaccactctcatcaatctctccCAAACACCACCAATACTCTCTTCTTCCTTTAACCACCCAGCGATTCCTCACTGCAAGCCACAGCTTTCGTCTACGAACTTTCTCTACCAGATCAATTCCAAACATGCAGGATTCAGCATCAGTATCTTACCTCTCGCAACGAGAAGCCGCGGAGATTGATGAGACCTTGATGGGTCCTCTTGGCTTCTCCGTTGATCAGCTCATGGTCTCTTCTCCCCTCCCCTCTTCTCCCTCTTCCGCTTTGGTTTCACCCGCCTGATCATGATTGGTTTTCTTATCCTTCTTGCAGGAACTGGCTGGTCTTAGCGTCGCTACTTCAGTTGCTGAGGTTAATTCAATCCcaatctttgttttgttttcagttaaaaaaaaaagtgaaattcTTCTTTATTACAGCAACCCAAAACAGATATGTAACAAAGTTCGAAGCTTTTTCTCTTTTCCCTAGccttaatatgttttttttattacaggTTTATAAACCAAGTGAATATAGTCGGGTTCTAGCAATCTGTGGTCCTGGAAACAATGGTGGTGATGGTCTAGTTGCAGCCAGGCATCTTCACCATTTTGGTTATAAACCCTCTATCTGTTATCCCAAACGTACTTCCAAACCACTCTATACCGGACTCGTCACTCAGGTTCGCCACCACACtactctttatttttatttttattattatagttCTTGCTGACATGACTGTCTTTTGTAGTTGGAGTCACTATCCGTTCCTTTCGTCTCCGTTGATGATCTGCCTGAAGACTTGTCAAAGGACTTTGATGTTATTATAGATGCAATCTTCGGGTTTTCATTTCATGGTATCTATTCTCATTTGATTGAAAAATAATGTAGAAATTGCTTTTTTTGGGAAGTCACCATTTTGTACATGTAGGTGCTCCAAGGCCTCCTTTTGATGACATCATCCGGCGATTGCAGACCCTCCAAAAACGCCCTGTCATCGTCTCTGTGGACATTCCCTCTGGTTGGCACGTTGAAGAAGGAGACCATGAAGGTGGAGGAATTAAGCCTGATATGTTGGTATGCCTCTTTTAATCATATATCTGTTTCCATCATACTACTTTATCAATTGAATCTTTCAACTCTTATTAGGTATCTTTGACTGCCCCAAAGCTATGTGCCAAGAGCTTTTCTGGCCCTCATCACTTTTTAGGTGGGAGGTTTGTACCACCTTCTGTTGCAGAAAAATACAAGCTCGAGCTTCCTAGCTACCCTGGGACATCCATGTGTGTTAGAATTGGTAAACCTCCAAAAGTTGACATATCTG encodes:
- the LOC111214078 gene encoding pyridoxine/pyridoxamine 5'-phosphate oxidase 1, chloroplastic yields the protein MRSVIRRRVTTMISAFLLQSPPLSSISPKHHQYSLLPLTTQRFLTASHSFRLRTFSTRSIPNMQDSASVSYLSQREAAEIDETLMGPLGFSVDQLMELAGLSVATSVAEVYKPSEYSRVLAICGPGNNGGDGLVAARHLHHFGYKPSICYPKRTSKPLYTGLVTQLESLSVPFVSVDDLPEDLSKDFDVIIDAIFGFSFHGAPRPPFDDIIRRLQTLQKRPVIVSVDIPSGWHVEEGDHEGGGIKPDMLVSLTAPKLCAKSFSGPHHFLGGRFVPPSVAEKYKLELPSYPGTSMCVRIGKPPKVDISAMRVNYVSPELLEDQVESDPVLQFRKWFDEAVAAGLRETNAMALSTTSKDRKPSSRMVLLKGFDENGFVWFTNYESKKGSDLSENPFAALLFYWEDMNRQVRIEGPVERISEEESENYYHSRPRGSQIGAIVSKQSSVVPGRHVLYDEYEELTKKYSDGSVIPKPKNWGGFRLKPNLFEFWQGQPSRLHDRLQYSLQEGNPAWIIRRLAP